The Flavobacterium sp. 123 genome contains a region encoding:
- a CDS encoding acyltransferase produces the protein MNTTLSASKPHYPILDGLRGVAALMVVAFHIFEAHATSHLDQVINHGYLAVDFFFLLSGFVIGYAYDDRWEKMNVGDFFKRRLIRLQPMVIIGMIIGGLCFYFQDSVLWPTIHEVPIWKMLLVMVIGFTLIPVPTSMDIRGWAEMHPLNGPGWSLFYEYIANILYALFVRKFSKKALSILVFLSGLALIHLALTSPNGDLIGGWSLDPEQLHIGFARVMYPFFAGVLLFRMGKLIQVKNAFLLCSLLIIVVFSMPRIGGSEHLWMNGIYDSVTVILFFPLIVFLAASGEIKGTMAMRVCKFFGDISYPIYITHFPIIYIYTGWVADKKIPFSEAFPISVLAYVSCIVLAYACLKLYDEPVRLWLNKKVSKRA, from the coding sequence ATGAATACCACACTTTCAGCATCAAAACCACATTACCCTATTTTAGACGGATTACGCGGTGTAGCAGCCTTAATGGTTGTTGCCTTTCATATTTTTGAAGCACATGCTACAAGTCACTTGGATCAAGTTATAAATCACGGATATCTTGCGGTAGATTTTTTCTTTTTACTATCAGGTTTTGTTATAGGTTATGCTTATGATGATCGATGGGAGAAAATGAACGTTGGAGATTTTTTTAAACGTCGATTAATCCGACTTCAACCTATGGTAATTATAGGAATGATTATAGGAGGTTTGTGTTTTTATTTTCAAGACTCTGTTTTGTGGCCTACTATTCATGAAGTTCCTATATGGAAAATGTTACTTGTTATGGTTATTGGATTCACCTTAATTCCAGTTCCTACATCAATGGATATCCGTGGTTGGGCAGAGATGCATCCGCTTAATGGTCCTGGTTGGTCTTTGTTTTATGAATATATTGCTAATATTTTGTATGCGCTTTTTGTTAGAAAATTTTCAAAAAAAGCACTTTCTATACTCGTTTTTCTTTCGGGTTTAGCGCTAATCCATCTTGCATTAACAAGTCCTAACGGAGATCTTATTGGAGGTTGGTCACTTGATCCAGAACAATTGCATATTGGTTTTGCACGTGTAATGTATCCGTTTTTTGCAGGAGTTTTACTTTTTCGTATGGGGAAACTAATTCAAGTGAAGAATGCTTTTTTACTTTGCAGTTTGTTAATTATTGTAGTTTTTTCAATGCCAAGAATTGGTGGAAGCGAGCATTTATGGATGAATGGTATTTATGATTCAGTAACAGTTATCTTGTTTTTTCCTTTAATAGTCTTTTTAGCAGCGAGTGGAGAAATTAAAGGCACAATGGCAATGCGTGTATGTAAGTTCTTTGGAGATATTTCGTATCCAATATATATTACTCATTTCCCAATAATATACATCTATACAGGCTGGGTTGCTGATAAAAAAATTCCATTTAGTGAGGCATTCCCAATAAGTGTTTTAGCCTACGTTTCTTGTATTGTTCTTGCTTATGCTTGCTTGAAATTATACGATGAGCCAGTAAGACTTTGGTTAAACAAAAAAGTATCTAAAAGGGCATAA
- a CDS encoding alpha-glucosidase, giving the protein MKVVFSKLTTILLLCLVIVSVNQSAAQEKKGTTDRKWWKEAVVYQIYPRSFKDTDGDGVGDLKGIIQKLDYIKSLGVDVVWLNPIYGSPNADNGYDISDYQTIMKEFGTMEDFDALLKGMHERGLKLVMDLVVNHSSDEHKWFQESRKSRDNPYRDYYHWWPAEKGKPAFRPGAFEADGSGWRYDKQTDSYYLHYFSYKQPDLNWENPKLRQEIYSMMNWWFKKGIDGFRMDVIPFISKDTNFPVITQEELDKNYHGRWDVYMASGPHLHDYLQEMNREVLSKYDVMSLAEGAGMLTSTALNFVDEDRKELNMGYHFEGTNLGYIPGYFKKMSPNWSLVDFKKIYSDWDAVYNKKGWGTIYLGNHDQPRMTSRWGNDAPEFRAVSSKMLTTFLLSMKGTPYYYNGDEIGMVNAKFNKIEDYRDIETIAEYEKIKIAGGDLKQFIEDQKTGGARDNGRTPFQWNSSKNGGFSTTEPWLKVNDNHTAINAEAQEKDPNSVLNYFRKMTKLRKTNPVLIYGKYTLLDKENPNVYAYTRELEGKKVLVLLNFSSKNATAKTGINIKKSKVLINNYTKASKNGELRPYESVIYQL; this is encoded by the coding sequence ATGAAAGTAGTATTTTCCAAGTTAACTACAATTTTACTTTTGTGTCTTGTCATAGTATCCGTAAATCAATCGGCAGCTCAAGAAAAAAAAGGAACAACAGACCGTAAATGGTGGAAAGAAGCAGTAGTTTACCAAATCTATCCTAGAAGTTTCAAAGATACTGACGGAGATGGTGTTGGAGATTTAAAAGGAATCATTCAAAAACTAGATTACATCAAAAGTTTAGGCGTGGATGTAGTATGGTTAAATCCAATTTATGGTTCTCCAAATGCAGATAATGGATATGATATCTCGGATTATCAAACCATCATGAAAGAGTTTGGAACCATGGAAGATTTTGATGCATTACTAAAAGGAATGCACGAAAGAGGTTTAAAATTAGTGATGGATTTAGTGGTTAATCACAGTAGTGATGAGCATAAATGGTTTCAAGAAAGTCGTAAATCACGGGATAATCCATATAGAGACTATTACCATTGGTGGCCAGCAGAAAAAGGAAAACCAGCATTCAGACCAGGTGCTTTTGAAGCTGACGGAAGCGGTTGGAGATATGACAAACAAACTGATTCTTATTATTTACATTATTTCAGCTATAAGCAACCTGATTTGAATTGGGAGAATCCAAAATTACGTCAGGAAATTTACAGTATGATGAATTGGTGGTTCAAAAAAGGAATTGACGGGTTTAGAATGGATGTAATTCCATTTATCTCTAAAGACACTAATTTCCCCGTAATTACTCAAGAAGAATTGGATAAAAACTACCACGGACGCTGGGATGTATATATGGCTAGTGGTCCACATTTGCACGATTACCTTCAAGAAATGAACCGTGAAGTATTGAGCAAATATGATGTAATGTCCTTAGCCGAAGGAGCTGGAATGTTGACCTCAACAGCTTTAAACTTTGTAGATGAAGATCGTAAAGAACTAAATATGGGGTATCATTTTGAAGGAACCAACTTAGGATACATTCCTGGTTATTTCAAGAAAATGAGTCCAAATTGGAGCTTAGTTGATTTCAAAAAAATCTATTCTGATTGGGATGCAGTATACAACAAAAAAGGTTGGGGAACAATCTATTTAGGGAATCACGATCAACCAAGAATGACTTCTCGCTGGGGGAATGATGCTCCTGAATTTAGAGCAGTTTCTTCTAAAATGTTGACAACATTCTTGCTTTCTATGAAAGGAACTCCTTATTATTATAATGGAGATGAAATTGGGATGGTAAATGCTAAATTTAACAAAATTGAAGACTACCGCGATATTGAAACTATTGCCGAATACGAAAAAATAAAAATTGCTGGTGGTGATTTAAAACAATTTATTGAAGATCAAAAAACTGGAGGAGCACGTGATAACGGAAGAACTCCTTTTCAATGGAACAGTTCTAAAAACGGTGGTTTTAGCACTACTGAACCTTGGTTAAAAGTAAACGACAACCACACAGCCATAAATGCTGAAGCACAGGAAAAAGATCCAAATTCAGTATTGAATTACTTCCGAAAAATGACCAAGCTTCGTAAGACAAATCCAGTATTAATATATGGAAAATACACGCTTTTAGATAAAGAAAATCCAAATGTATATGCTTACACTAGAGAATTAGAAGGAAAAAAAGTATTAGTTTTACTTAATTTTTCTTCTAAAAATGCAACTGCAAAAACAGGCATAAACATCAAAAAATCTAAAGTATTAATTAACAACTATACTAAAGCTTCAAAAAACGGTGAATTAAGACCTTACGAATCGGTAATTTATCAATTGTAA
- a CDS encoding AraC family transcriptional regulator has product MDKVETIEAFYKKKFDWMPENFKNEIGHFNVFNLEPFFGEKPQPVPYKRRDFFKIMLVKGNSNVHFADKIVEIKSQALSFSNPKIPYKWEHLDNTRAGSFCIFNQHFFHQYGNLDQYSVFQPKGNPIFELTDEQVEKVEAIYKRMFDEINSEYIYKYDVLRNLVFELLHFAMKMEPTATIENQQLNASQRITTLFLEILERQFPIDDAHQRISLRTASDFANQLNVHVNHLNRAVKEIARKTTSQIIAERVLQESKVLLKHSNWTVSEIAYSLGFSEVTYFNNFFKKHLLLSPLKYRKL; this is encoded by the coding sequence ATGGATAAGGTTGAAACAATAGAAGCGTTTTACAAGAAAAAATTCGATTGGATGCCGGAAAATTTTAAAAATGAAATTGGGCATTTCAATGTTTTTAATCTAGAACCTTTTTTTGGTGAAAAACCACAACCAGTTCCGTATAAAAGACGTGATTTTTTTAAAATCATGTTGGTGAAAGGCAATAGCAATGTTCACTTTGCAGACAAGATCGTGGAAATTAAAAGCCAAGCATTGTCTTTTTCTAATCCAAAGATTCCTTATAAATGGGAGCATCTTGATAATACGAGAGCGGGTTCTTTTTGCATCTTTAATCAACATTTCTTTCATCAATACGGAAATCTAGATCAATATTCGGTTTTTCAACCTAAGGGCAATCCTATTTTTGAGTTGACGGATGAACAAGTAGAAAAAGTCGAAGCGATTTATAAGCGTATGTTTGACGAAATCAATTCAGAGTATATTTATAAATACGATGTGTTGCGAAATCTTGTTTTTGAATTGCTGCATTTTGCCATGAAAATGGAGCCAACTGCAACTATTGAAAACCAACAATTGAATGCTTCCCAAAGAATCACAACCCTGTTTCTGGAAATTTTAGAGCGTCAATTCCCTATTGATGATGCACATCAAAGAATATCGCTTCGGACAGCTTCAGATTTTGCAAACCAGTTAAATGTACATGTCAATCATTTGAATAGGGCCGTAAAAGAAATTGCTCGAAAAACCACCTCGCAAATTATTGCAGAACGAGTTTTGCAAGAATCAAAAGTTTTATTGAAGCACAGCAATTGGACCGTTTCAGAAATTGCCTATTCCTTAGGGTTTAGTGAAGTGACCTATTTTAATAATTTCTTCAAAAAGCATTTGTTGCTAAGTCCTTTAAAATATAGAAAACTCTAA
- a CDS encoding glycoside hydrolase family 3 protein, whose product MKKTVVLNALILMLGAQTYAQKKWVETPKGSYNLVQNNGGQTLGYSPKSGVKIIQVDGLAFKDLNKNGALDTYEDWRKPVAERAKDLAAKMTVEQIAGLMLYSRHQAVPASEAGMFAGTYNGKPFSQSGVKASDLSDQQIAFLTNDNLRHVLMTSVQSPVIAAEWNNNIQALVEGIGVGIPANNSSDPRNGANKDSEYNAGSGGSISQWPEELGLAATFDPTITEQFGSIAGKEYRALGIATALSPQIDLATEPRWNRFVGTFGEDPKLATDMARAYVDGFQTSPKAIDVYDGWGNLSVNAMVKHWPSGGPEEGGRDAHFAYGKFAVYPGNNFETHLKTFTEGAFKLNGKTKKASAVMPYYTISYNQDTKNGENVGNGFSKYIVTDLLRNKYGYDGVVCTDWLITANEGPTPDVFSGKSWGVEKLTVAERHYKVLMAGVDQFGGNNDINPVLEAYQMGVKEHGDIFMRKRFEQSAVRLLLNIFRVGLFENSYLDSAETKAIVGKPEFMKAGYEAQLKSVVLIKNQNKTLPIQKGKTVYIPKRVTPAGINFFGQPSPEKIEYPVNLELIKKHYTVTDDPNKADFAIVFIKSPISGGYSRADREAGGNGYVPISLQLKEYTAVDARAQSIAAGDPVVDPTITNRSYLNKTSKSNSYPDLNTILETKKAMNGKPVIVSVNISNPMVFGEFEKDVDAIVGEFGVQVEAMMDIISGKTEPSGLLPLQMPLNMSTVEKQMEDVPHDMIPYKDANGNVYDFGFGLNWKGVIKDARTEKYSVKKQ is encoded by the coding sequence ATGAAAAAAACAGTAGTATTAAATGCGTTAATTTTAATGCTTGGTGCGCAGACTTACGCACAAAAAAAGTGGGTAGAAACTCCAAAAGGATCTTATAATCTTGTTCAAAACAATGGTGGACAAACCTTAGGATATTCACCAAAATCAGGAGTGAAAATCATTCAAGTTGATGGTTTAGCCTTTAAAGATTTAAATAAGAATGGAGCATTAGACACCTATGAAGACTGGAGAAAACCAGTGGCAGAACGTGCTAAAGATTTAGCTGCAAAAATGACCGTAGAACAAATTGCTGGATTGATGTTGTATAGCCGTCACCAAGCTGTACCAGCTTCTGAGGCTGGAATGTTTGCTGGAACGTATAATGGAAAACCTTTTTCTCAAAGCGGAGTTAAAGCATCGGATTTGTCTGATCAACAAATTGCTTTTTTGACCAATGATAATTTACGTCACGTGTTAATGACTTCTGTTCAAAGCCCAGTTATTGCGGCAGAATGGAATAATAATATACAAGCATTAGTTGAAGGTATTGGAGTTGGAATTCCTGCAAATAACAGTTCTGATCCACGAAATGGTGCTAATAAAGATTCTGAATATAATGCAGGATCAGGTGGTTCTATATCGCAATGGCCAGAGGAATTAGGATTAGCGGCTACTTTTGACCCAACTATTACGGAACAATTTGGATCAATCGCTGGTAAGGAATACCGTGCTTTGGGAATCGCGACGGCATTATCGCCACAAATTGATTTGGCTACAGAGCCAAGATGGAATCGTTTTGTAGGTACTTTTGGAGAAGATCCAAAACTAGCAACTGATATGGCAAGAGCTTATGTAGACGGATTTCAGACTTCTCCAAAAGCTATTGATGTTTATGATGGATGGGGGAACTTGAGCGTTAATGCAATGGTAAAACACTGGCCAAGTGGAGGTCCTGAAGAAGGAGGTCGTGATGCGCATTTTGCTTACGGAAAATTTGCTGTTTATCCAGGAAATAATTTTGAAACTCATTTAAAAACATTTACAGAAGGTGCTTTTAAATTGAATGGTAAAACTAAAAAAGCATCAGCTGTGATGCCTTATTATACGATTTCTTATAATCAAGATACTAAAAACGGAGAAAATGTTGGGAATGGATTTAGTAAATACATTGTTACTGATTTATTGAGAAATAAATATGGTTATGATGGAGTAGTTTGTACGGATTGGTTGATTACAGCTAATGAAGGACCAACTCCAGATGTGTTTTCTGGTAAATCTTGGGGAGTTGAAAAGTTGACTGTTGCTGAAAGACATTACAAAGTTTTGATGGCGGGAGTAGATCAATTTGGAGGTAATAATGATATTAATCCTGTCCTTGAAGCTTACCAAATGGGAGTAAAAGAACATGGGGATATTTTTATGCGCAAGCGTTTTGAGCAATCAGCTGTTCGTTTACTTTTGAATATTTTTAGAGTTGGATTATTTGAAAATTCATATTTAGATTCTGCTGAAACAAAAGCAATTGTAGGTAAACCTGAGTTCATGAAAGCGGGTTATGAAGCACAATTAAAATCGGTTGTGTTGATTAAAAATCAAAATAAAACATTGCCAATACAAAAAGGAAAGACCGTTTATATACCAAAAAGAGTTACTCCTGCAGGAATCAACTTTTTTGGGCAACCTTCTCCTGAAAAAATTGAGTATCCAGTTAATTTAGAATTAATTAAAAAACATTATACGGTAACGGATGACCCTAATAAAGCTGATTTTGCAATTGTATTTATTAAAAGCCCAATAAGTGGAGGATATAGTAGAGCAGACAGAGAAGCTGGAGGAAATGGATATGTGCCAATTAGTTTGCAATTAAAAGAGTATACAGCAGTTGATGCACGAGCGCAAAGTATAGCAGCTGGAGATCCTGTGGTAGACCCAACAATTACAAACAGATCGTATTTGAATAAAACATCTAAATCAAATTCATACCCAGATTTAAATACGATTCTTGAAACTAAAAAAGCAATGAATGGTAAACCGGTTATTGTGTCAGTGAATATTTCAAATCCAATGGTTTTTGGAGAGTTCGAAAAAGATGTTGATGCAATAGTAGGTGAATTTGGAGTTCAAGTAGAAGCAATGATGGATATTATATCTGGTAAAACAGAACCTTCAGGATTGTTGCCTTTACAAATGCCTTTAAATATGTCTACTGTTGAAAAACAAATGGAAGACGTTCCTCATGATATGATTCCATATAAAGATGCTAATGGAAATGTATATGATTTTGGTTTTGGATTAAACTGGAAAGGTGTAATTAAAGATGCTAGAACTGAAAAATATAGTGTTAAAAAACAGTAA